Proteins encoded within one genomic window of Haematobia irritans isolate KBUSLIRL chromosome 5, ASM5000362v1, whole genome shotgun sequence:
- the LOC142241071 gene encoding uncharacterized protein LOC142241071 has product MSGPSRRLKNERPEVEVDVAQPKKKCGEVRCKVCLQPHALRLCPRFRAMDPARRRKAVMQFGYCFNCLAESHKRTDCRSRERCMECCGEHHTMLHPRFVGNQRKREDPPRAVASRPQKVKKAPRAIRQPPQRDSHQRRSDDARRRNNASRRVARNPETQQQRTISGRCTCGHNPTNSTTVSPNTGHGPATIVIHVHSGSH; this is encoded by the coding sequence ATGTCTGGCCCATCACGTCGTCTCAAAAACGAGCGCCCTGAGGTAGAAGTGGACGTCGCCCAACCAAAGAAGAAGTGTGGTGAGGTGAGATGCAAAGTGTGTCTGCAACCACACGCACTCCGCCTTTGCCCGCGTTTCCGAGCTATGGACCCTGCAAGACGTCGTAAAGCCGTAATGCAATTCGGCTATTGTTTTAATTGCTTGGCGGAGTCACACAAAAGGACTGATTGCAGGAGTCGGGAAAGGTGTATGGAGTGCTGTGGTGAGCACCACACAATGCTCCACCCCAGATTTGTTGGGAATCAGCGGAAGCGCGAAGATCCCCCCAGAGCCGTCGCTAGTCGACCCCAAAAGGTGAAGAAGGCTCCTAGAGCTATCAGACAGCCACCGCAACGTGACTCCCATCAAAGGCGCTCCGATGATGCTCGGCGCCGCAATAATGCCTCCAGGAGGGTAGCACGAAACCCAGAGACCCAGCAGCAGAGAACCATCAGTGGACGATGCACCTGTGGCCACAATCCGACCAACTCCACCACAGTTAGCCCCAATACCGGTCATGGGCCGGCTACTATTGTGATTCACGTCCATTCTGGGTCCcactga